In the genome of Penaeus vannamei isolate JL-2024 chromosome 26, ASM4276789v1, whole genome shotgun sequence, one region contains:
- the LOC138866521 gene encoding inactive ubiquitin carboxyl-terminal hydrolase MINDY-4B-like yields the protein MKEATPGSRKRPSIFLESAPFYVKPPKFIGERVLYPTKPKTSVQKVPVLGGSPISFEEATVSKEEEEEGVRVCVFGFILLKATAKSQEDCLVSALSDILWKVGDRQRAVLCLTQDEVHVNDSGLYRADGCTERIHTFEFRKQDELTFNLKKYLFEFMSEGGDGLLLFLYSVVLSRGFEKLKEDMGDEEVSLIQTNGAIHPVLAALMLTGRASHYLHNGVIYEGSESSMGKPRTGLITRGEVGYLVWRREEEGGEVPVGSRLKTPSLPVWVTRCNEHYGILFNPNRELTRDYHAENRFDLHYYSSHASQVDATIVTIDTRSQTVKDEFHAPPLENLVHTKWQGADVNWNGTAPYV from the exons AGCGGGTGCTGTATCCGACGAAGCCCAAGACGTCCGTGCAGAAGGTCCCTGTTCTCGGCGGGTCTCCCATCTCCTTCGAGGAAGCCACGGtgagtaaggaggaagaagaagagggtgtccgtgtgtgtgtgtttgggtttat CCTCTTGAAAGCGACCGCCAAGAGCCAAGAGGACTGCCTGGTCAGCGCCCTCAGCGACATCCTGTGGAAGGTCGGCGACAGGCAGCGCGCCGTCCTGTGTCTCACGCAGGACGAGGTCCACGTCAACGACTCGGGTCTCTACCGGGCCGACGGATGCACGGAGAGG ATACACACCTTCGAGTTCAGGAAACAAGATGAACTTACATTCAACCTCAAGAAATATCTCTTCGAG TTCATGTCTGAAGGAGGTGACGGGCTTCTGCTGTTCCTCTACAGTGTGGTTTTATCACGAGGATTCGAAAA gcTGAAGGAGGACATGGGCGACGAGGAGGTCAGCCTCATTCAGACCAACGGCGCCATCCACCCCGTGCTGGCCGCCCTCATGCTCACCGGCCGCGCCTCACACTACCTCCACAACGGCGTCATCTATGAGGGGAGCGAGTCGTCCATG ggcAAACCGAGAACCGGCCTGATCACCCGGGGGGAAGTCGGTTACCTCGtgtggcggagggaggaggaggggggggaggtgccggTGGGGTCGCGCCTCAAGACCCCCTCACTTCCGGTCTGGGTCACCCGCTGCAACGAGCACTACGGGATCCTCTTCAACCCCAACCGAGAGCTGACCAGGGATTACCACGCGGAGAACAG ATTCGACCTTCACTATTACTCGAGCCACGCCAGCCAAGTGGAcgccaccatcgtcaccatcgaCACTCGCAGCCAGACAGTGAAGGACGAATTCCACGCGCCTCCACTGGAAAACCTCGTCCACACTAA GTGGCAGGGCGCGGACGTCAACTGGAACGGCACGGCGCCCTACGTCTag
- the LOC113813257 gene encoding inactive ubiquitin carboxyl-terminal hydrolase MINDY-4B, with product MNGDEDCELGRWIVVVVIGGDDGDDCEWKLRTIVFGSSSMVGPVETEWINQSFGFQPYDTAMGYGLRVTKNVTKGLVMCMQGFVLKHLLFAKTKGKTTIEPKTLLKASMRAQEDALVDALADVLWQVGDKGSASLCLTQDAAYARDGESYQCDGCTEKIHIFEFDKLDDLRFTVKRHLFEVSFI from the exons atgaatggtgatgaagattgtGAATTAGGGAGatggattgtggtggtggtgataggtggtgatgatggagacgaCTGTGAATGG AAACTGCGCACCATCGTCTTCGGTTCATCCAGCATGGTCGGTCCCGTGGAAACCGAATGGATCAACCAGTCCTTCGGCTTCCAGCCTTACGACACGGCGATGGGCTACGGACTGAGGGTGACCAAGAACGTGACCAAGGGACTGGTGATGTGTATGCAGGGATTCGTCCTCAAGCACCTTCTCTTCGCCAAGACTAAGGGGAAGACCACCATTGAGCCCAAGAc ACTGCTGAAGGCGAGTATGCGCGCGCAGGAGGACGCCCTCGTGGACGCCCTCGCGGATGTCCTGTGGCAGGTCGGGGACAAGGGCTCGGCGTCCCTCTGCCTCACTCAGGACGCGGCCTACGCGAGGGACGGCGAGAGTTACCAGTGCGACGGTTGCActgagaag ATTCACATCTTCGAGTTTGATAAACTGGATGATCTAAGATTCACCGTGAAGAGACACTTGTTCGAGGTAAGTTTCATCTAA